From a region of the Streptomyces sp. NBC_00663 genome:
- a CDS encoding DegT/DnrJ/EryC1/StrS family aminotransferase: protein MEPISLVHASLGEEELAAVAEVFASGWPAGQGPKGKALEAQLAKKYGVGDAVALANCGAALHLAMLALGVGPGDEVIVADYGFPAPAQAALYVGATPVFADVRPDTYTVDPQAVADLVTPRTAGIVAIDTVGMPADYTELQEIADRHGLFLIEDAACAVGATYQGRQAGALAEIGCLSFHGRKGASSGEGGALLAHDPEIGKDARLRSSFGIGSIFDMGKVVGLPVPTFTEVGYNFKLSDIAAAILQVQLGRIDELLARRSAVAAQYAELLADEDLVGTPTVPGDRTHAWQTYMVTLDAGVDRAAVAAELRGQGIGCQQGTWAGHVQPVFKAQQTCPVSADLFARQLSIPMHAELKPHQVERVVATLRSAVHTHSTATSPATFALGGAA from the coding sequence ATGGAACCGATATCGCTCGTCCACGCGAGCCTCGGCGAGGAGGAACTGGCCGCCGTGGCCGAGGTGTTCGCCTCCGGCTGGCCCGCGGGACAAGGCCCCAAGGGCAAGGCCCTGGAGGCCCAGCTCGCCAAGAAGTACGGCGTCGGTGACGCCGTGGCCCTCGCCAACTGCGGAGCCGCGCTGCACCTGGCGATGCTCGCGCTCGGCGTGGGCCCCGGCGACGAGGTGATCGTCGCCGACTACGGGTTCCCGGCGCCCGCGCAGGCCGCGCTGTACGTGGGGGCGACGCCGGTCTTCGCCGACGTGCGGCCCGACACCTACACGGTCGACCCGCAGGCCGTGGCCGACCTGGTGACCCCGCGCACCGCGGGCATCGTCGCCATCGACACGGTGGGCATGCCCGCCGACTACACGGAACTCCAGGAGATCGCCGACCGGCACGGGCTGTTCCTCATCGAGGACGCCGCCTGTGCGGTCGGCGCCACCTACCAGGGCCGGCAGGCCGGTGCGCTGGCCGAGATCGGGTGCCTGTCCTTCCACGGACGCAAGGGCGCCTCCAGCGGTGAGGGCGGCGCACTGCTCGCCCACGACCCGGAGATCGGCAAGGACGCGCGGCTGCGGTCCTCGTTCGGCATCGGGAGCATCTTCGACATGGGCAAGGTCGTGGGCCTGCCCGTGCCGACGTTCACCGAGGTCGGCTACAACTTCAAGCTGTCCGACATCGCCGCGGCGATCCTCCAGGTGCAGCTCGGCCGGATCGACGAACTGCTCGCCCGCCGCAGCGCGGTCGCCGCGCAGTACGCCGAACTCCTCGCCGACGAGGACCTGGTGGGCACCCCGACGGTCCCCGGCGACCGCACCCACGCCTGGCAGACGTACATGGTGACGCTGGACGCGGGCGTGGACCGTGCCGCGGTCGCCGCGGAGCTGCGCGGCCAGGGCATCGGCTGCCAGCAGGGCACCTGGGCCGGCCATGTGCAGCCGGTGTTCAAGGCACAGCAGACGTGCCCGGTCTCGGCGGACCTCTTCGCCCGCCAGCTCTCCATCCCCATGCACGCCGAACTCAAGCCCCACCAGGTCGAGCGGGTCGTCGCCACGCTGCGCAGCGCGGTGCACACCCACTCCACCGCCACCTCGCCCGCCACTTTCGCCCTGGGAGGGGCAGCATGA
- a CDS encoding class I SAM-dependent methyltransferase, protein MTNNQPSPVGIMRLINGYWATGVLAAAATHSVFTHLADGADTADELARRAAIAERGAQTLLDGLVSIGLVELHEGRYRNTPEAATYLVEDTPVSLAPFARLKLGHTGSLTDLAEVVRVGGPIKDVVVEVANNPHWEGIVTAIAAQSVPAAGVAAEVLGLADAGEISILDVGGGSGIYSGIWLEANPAAKATQLDWEPINEIARRLLDERGVGDRFTTLNGDFHTTDFGTAEYDVAVYSHIAHQESPESNIEVFSRLRQALKPGGTLVVNDYVVDDDRSGPAFPLIFASEMLLKTRQGSTWTRSDYRDWLIKAGFEDVSFHVAEPATLVVAK, encoded by the coding sequence ATGACCAACAACCAGCCGTCACCTGTCGGCATCATGCGGCTGATCAACGGTTACTGGGCCACCGGTGTCCTCGCCGCAGCCGCCACCCACTCGGTCTTCACCCACCTCGCCGACGGCGCGGACACCGCCGACGAGCTGGCCCGCCGGGCCGCCATCGCCGAGCGCGGCGCCCAGACCCTCCTCGACGGGCTGGTCAGCATCGGCCTGGTCGAGCTGCACGAGGGCCGCTACCGCAACACCCCCGAGGCGGCCACCTACCTGGTCGAGGACACTCCGGTGTCGCTGGCCCCGTTCGCCCGGCTGAAGCTGGGGCACACGGGGTCGCTGACCGACCTGGCCGAGGTCGTCCGGGTCGGCGGGCCGATCAAGGACGTGGTCGTCGAGGTCGCCAACAACCCGCACTGGGAGGGCATCGTCACGGCGATCGCCGCGCAGTCGGTGCCCGCCGCGGGGGTCGCCGCCGAGGTGCTCGGACTGGCCGACGCCGGGGAGATCTCGATCCTCGACGTGGGCGGCGGCTCGGGCATCTACTCGGGGATCTGGCTGGAGGCCAACCCGGCCGCCAAGGCGACCCAGCTCGACTGGGAGCCGATCAACGAGATCGCCCGCCGGCTGCTCGACGAGCGCGGGGTCGGGGACCGGTTCACCACGCTCAACGGCGACTTCCACACCACCGACTTCGGTACGGCCGAGTACGACGTCGCGGTGTACTCGCACATCGCCCACCAGGAGAGCCCGGAGAGCAACATCGAGGTCTTCAGCCGCCTCCGGCAGGCCCTCAAGCCCGGCGGCACCCTCGTCGTCAACGACTACGTGGTCGACGACGACCGCAGCGGTCCGGCCTTCCCGCTGATCTTCGCCTCGGAGATGTTGCTCAAGACCCGGCAGGGCAGCACCTGGACCCGCAGCGATTACCGCGACTGGCTGATCAAGGCCGGGTTCGAGGACGTCTCGTTCCATGTCGCGGAGCCCGCCACCCTCGTCGTCGCCAAGTAG
- a CDS encoding class I adenylate-forming enzyme family protein: MKGSTAYSSIQKRGLHIGLLPEMAAAVNPSTPITLDHDLDALPEVGRRLTVAQYADHVDDLAARLWAAGVRPDEHVFIYKTAGADHWMLAAAISRIGGIVVNISPALDPATVGVLLERVGRPTLLTDGNKLDTLAEVPLADLTERVITSAFDRPGAISLGELAGAPRVKPVVRPIDEAAVITHTSGTTGIPKLVVHTPRTQGIRLLPQWRLLALLRKKDTVAIHVPFVHSRMVAAMSLALLKEYPVLLLRETDPAVVAEHFIEHRPALIEALPNSLMEWEGLAEDPRAPFGSVKVFSSTFDAIHPGTMSTLLKASDRRGALFFQIYGQSEVGPAVGRAYFRNSAHKANGRCVGWQMPLGAAKVRVVSRDGHRPTEQSPGRIEVAWPGIAKTYYGEQERYDANRKGEWWGTGDVGYFTRFGCLHMLDREVDMIPGVTSSLEIEDVVLAELHELSELVVVQGPNSEAVPVICTHGDKPLDLDRWRAAAAGFPQLADPVQIPEAELPRTATLKVQRLALADQLKDQLTDR, encoded by the coding sequence ATGAAGGGCTCAACCGCCTACTCATCGATACAGAAGCGCGGCCTGCACATCGGTCTCCTGCCGGAGATGGCCGCGGCCGTGAACCCGTCGACGCCGATCACCCTGGACCACGACCTCGACGCCCTGCCGGAGGTGGGGCGCCGGCTGACGGTGGCCCAGTACGCCGACCACGTCGACGACCTGGCGGCCCGCCTGTGGGCCGCCGGGGTCCGGCCCGACGAGCACGTCTTCATCTACAAGACGGCGGGCGCCGACCACTGGATGCTCGCGGCGGCGATCTCCCGTATCGGCGGGATCGTCGTCAACATCTCCCCCGCCCTGGACCCCGCCACCGTGGGCGTCCTGCTGGAGCGGGTCGGCCGGCCGACGCTGCTCACCGACGGCAACAAGCTCGACACCCTCGCCGAGGTGCCGCTGGCGGACCTCACCGAGCGCGTCATCACCTCGGCCTTCGACCGCCCGGGCGCCATCTCGCTCGGTGAACTCGCGGGCGCCCCGCGGGTGAAGCCGGTGGTCCGGCCGATCGACGAGGCCGCCGTCATCACCCACACCTCCGGCACCACCGGCATCCCCAAGCTCGTGGTGCACACCCCCCGCACCCAGGGCATCCGCCTGCTTCCGCAGTGGCGGCTGCTGGCCCTGCTGCGCAAGAAGGACACCGTCGCCATCCATGTGCCGTTCGTGCACTCGCGGATGGTCGCGGCGATGTCGCTGGCGCTGCTCAAGGAGTACCCGGTCCTGCTGCTGCGGGAGACGGACCCCGCGGTCGTCGCCGAGCACTTCATCGAGCACCGCCCGGCCCTCATCGAGGCGCTGCCCAACTCGCTGATGGAGTGGGAGGGCCTGGCCGAGGACCCGCGGGCGCCCTTCGGGTCGGTCAAGGTCTTCAGCAGCACCTTCGACGCGATCCACCCGGGCACGATGAGCACGCTGCTCAAGGCCTCCGACCGGCGCGGCGCCCTGTTCTTCCAGATCTACGGGCAGAGCGAGGTCGGCCCGGCCGTCGGCCGCGCCTACTTCCGCAACTCCGCGCACAAGGCCAACGGGCGGTGCGTGGGCTGGCAGATGCCGCTGGGCGCGGCGAAGGTGCGGGTCGTCAGCCGCGACGGCCACCGCCCGACCGAGCAGAGCCCCGGCCGTATCGAGGTCGCCTGGCCGGGCATCGCCAAGACGTACTACGGCGAGCAGGAGCGTTACGACGCCAATCGCAAGGGCGAGTGGTGGGGCACCGGCGACGTCGGCTACTTCACCCGGTTCGGCTGTCTGCACATGCTCGACCGCGAGGTCGACATGATCCCGGGCGTCACGAGCTCCCTGGAGATCGAGGACGTCGTCCTGGCCGAGCTGCACGAGCTGAGCGAGCTGGTCGTCGTCCAGGGGCCCAACTCCGAGGCGGTGCCGGTGATCTGCACCCACGGCGACAAGCCGCTGGACCTGGACCGATGGCGTGCCGCGGCGGCCGGGTTCCCGCAGCTGGCCGACCCGGTCCAGATCCCGGAAGCCGAGCTGCCGCGCACCGCGACGCTCAAGGTGCAGCGGCTCGCACTCGCCGACCAGCTCAAGGACCAGCTGACCGACCGCTGA
- the wrbA gene encoding NAD(P)H:quinone oxidoreductase, translated as MAAVNVSIIYYSATGNLHTMAQAAAEGAEKAGATVRLRKVRELAPPEAVNSNPAWAKHVEDTADVQEATLDDLEWADAVLFGTPTRFGNVSSQLKAFIDTAGPLWQRGGLADKVVSAFTATGTAHGGQESTILALSNTFYHWGGIIVPPGYTDPIQFKTGNPYGTSYVSGAGNSNGGPSEDVLEAARYQARRVTETAAALKAGRAAA; from the coding sequence ATGGCAGCCGTCAACGTCTCGATCATCTACTACAGCGCCACCGGCAACCTGCACACCATGGCGCAGGCCGCGGCCGAGGGCGCTGAGAAGGCGGGCGCGACCGTGCGCCTGCGCAAGGTCCGCGAGCTGGCCCCGCCGGAGGCGGTCAACTCCAACCCGGCGTGGGCCAAGCACGTCGAGGACACGGCCGACGTCCAGGAGGCCACGCTCGACGACCTGGAGTGGGCGGACGCGGTGCTGTTCGGCACCCCGACCCGCTTCGGCAACGTCTCCAGCCAGCTGAAGGCGTTCATCGACACCGCGGGCCCGCTGTGGCAGCGGGGCGGGCTCGCGGACAAGGTCGTCTCGGCCTTCACCGCGACCGGCACCGCGCACGGCGGCCAGGAGTCCACGATCCTGGCGCTGAGCAACACCTTCTACCACTGGGGCGGCATCATCGTGCCGCCCGGCTACACGGACCCGATCCAGTTCAAGACGGGGAATCCGTACGGGACTTCGTATGTCTCGGGCGCCGGCAACAGCAACGGCGGCCCCAGCGAGGACGTCCTGGAAGCCGCCCGCTACCAGGCCCGCCGGGTCACGGAGACGGCGGCGGCGCTGAAGGCGGGCCGCGCGGCGGCCTAG
- a CDS encoding cupin domain-containing protein, whose translation MTDLILPAGAGRKLVTRAQEVTFKATKEMGSSVSIFEVVVPPGFDVGAHLHGDAQEFFYVLEGELDLLCFEPTERTPDSWHDWVSPKGDRVIRASEGGCMFVPPGTPHAFRNATDRPVKMLFQCLPSPIHEDYFEEIAEIWSRGTTVDAAAVEAMRKRYDVEQLTPLRYDPPALHIPGQKTHATHVKQSGS comes from the coding sequence ATGACCGACCTCATCCTCCCGGCGGGCGCCGGGCGCAAGCTGGTCACCCGGGCACAGGAGGTGACCTTCAAGGCCACGAAGGAGATGGGCTCCTCCGTGTCGATCTTCGAAGTGGTCGTGCCGCCCGGCTTCGACGTCGGGGCCCATTTGCACGGTGACGCCCAGGAGTTCTTCTACGTCCTCGAGGGCGAGCTCGACCTGCTGTGCTTCGAACCGACCGAGCGCACACCGGACAGCTGGCACGACTGGGTGTCCCCCAAGGGCGACCGCGTGATCCGGGCGAGCGAGGGCGGCTGCATGTTCGTGCCGCCCGGCACTCCGCACGCGTTCCGCAACGCCACGGACAGGCCGGTGAAGATGCTCTTCCAGTGCCTGCCCTCGCCCATCCACGAGGACTACTTCGAAGAGATCGCGGAGATCTGGTCGCGCGGCACCACGGTGGACGCCGCGGCCGTGGAGGCGATGCGCAAGCGGTACGACGTCGAGCAGCTGACGCCGCTGCGCTACGACCCGCCCGCTCTGCACATCCCCGGCCAGAAGACGCACGCGACGCACGTGAAGCAGAGTGGGAGCTGA
- a CDS encoding type III polyketide synthase — protein MPRLCKPAMMAPEHIITVEETLEFAEKAHAGKPQLPLALRLIRNTGVKKRHIVQPIEQTLRHPGFEERNRIYEVESKKRTPEVIERALANADLRARDIDAMIYVSCTGFMMPSLTAWLINKLGFRPDTRQIPIAQLGCAAGGAAINRAHDFCVAHPGSNVLIVSCELCSLCYQPEADDIGSLLSDGLFGDAVAAAVVRGIGGNGIELERNASYLIPNTEDWISYAVKDTGFHFQLDRRVPGTMEPLAPVLRELAKDHSWDAGKLDFYIVHAGGPRILDDLAKFLEVDRDVFRHSWSTLSEYGNIASAVVLEAARRLFEEDAPAPGATGLIAGFGPGITAEMALGTWADDTSRPTS, from the coding sequence ATGCCCAGGCTTTGCAAGCCGGCCATGATGGCGCCGGAACACATCATCACGGTGGAAGAGACTCTGGAATTTGCGGAGAAGGCGCACGCCGGAAAGCCGCAACTGCCCCTGGCTCTGCGCCTGATCCGCAACACCGGCGTGAAGAAGCGGCACATCGTGCAGCCCATCGAGCAGACGCTGCGCCACCCGGGCTTCGAAGAGCGCAACCGCATCTACGAGGTCGAGTCGAAGAAGCGCACCCCCGAGGTCATCGAGCGCGCGCTGGCCAACGCCGATCTGCGGGCCCGGGACATCGACGCGATGATCTACGTGTCGTGCACCGGCTTCATGATGCCGTCGCTGACGGCGTGGCTCATCAACAAGCTGGGCTTCCGCCCCGACACCCGGCAGATCCCCATCGCCCAGCTCGGCTGTGCGGCGGGCGGCGCGGCCATCAACCGGGCCCACGACTTCTGCGTGGCCCACCCGGGCAGCAACGTCCTCATCGTCTCCTGCGAGCTGTGCTCGCTGTGCTACCAGCCGGAGGCCGACGACATCGGCTCGCTGCTCTCCGACGGCCTGTTCGGTGACGCGGTCGCCGCCGCGGTCGTCCGCGGCATCGGCGGCAACGGCATCGAGCTGGAGCGCAACGCCTCCTACCTGATACCCAACACCGAGGACTGGATCTCCTACGCGGTCAAGGACACCGGCTTCCACTTCCAGCTCGACCGCCGGGTCCCCGGCACGATGGAGCCGCTCGCCCCGGTCCTGCGCGAGCTCGCCAAGGACCACAGCTGGGACGCGGGCAAGCTCGACTTCTACATCGTGCACGCCGGTGGCCCGCGCATCCTCGACGACCTCGCCAAGTTCCTGGAGGTCGACCGTGATGTCTTCCGGCACAGCTGGTCGACCCTGAGCGAGTACGGGAACATCGCCAGCGCCGTCGTACTCGAAGCCGCCCGTCGCCTCTTCGAGGAGGACGCCCCGGCCCCCGGCGCCACCGGTCTGATCGCCGGCTTCGGTCCCGGCATCACCGCCGAGATGGCCCTGGGCACCTGGGCTGACGACACCTCCCGGCCCACGTCCTGA